CCTTCGGGGATGGTGAGGTCGCGAATGATTTTCTTCAGGCGCGCTCGCTCCTTGTTGTCCTCGATCTTGCGGGAGATGCCACACTGGTCGGAGAAGGGGACGAGTACGATGAAACGCCCTGGGATGGAAAGGTTGGTCGTGCTCCGAGGTCCTTTGGTGCCGATGGGGCCCTTGGTGATCTGGATGACGATTTCGGTTCCGATCGGGTAGTGGTTAGGGATCTCCTTGAGAGGAATCTTGGCCTGCTTCTTCTTTTTCTTAGAGGAGTTTACGCGAACGACTTCGATCGAGGAGTCGGCCTCCTGAGGCTGGATGTCCCAGTAGTGGAGGAAGGCATTTTTCGGCATGCCGATATCGACGAATGCCGCCTTGAGGCCGGGGTCCAAGTTTTTGATGCGGCCTTTGAAGATGCCTCCAACGATGCGTTGGGCGGAGTGGCGTCTCTCGATATCGAACTTATCGAGGATTCCGTCGACTAGTTGCCCGACGCGGGTTTCCAGTGGCTCGGAGTTGATGATCAGTTCGCGGTAGGGCTTTTTCTCTCCTTTGAACTTTTCGATGATTTTGGTCATCAGCGGGCGTTTCTTCGCTCGTTGATTGGCCTCGGATCGAAGCTTGTCCTGATCGACTTTTGTGCCGGTTTGGAGCTTGGGAGGCTGACGTAGCTCTTCGTCGAGTTTGCTAGCTGGGTCTGTCTGTTGGTTTTTGTTGGTTTGTTTTTCGCTCATTTGGGCGCGTTTCCTGTGTTTCTGCAGGGGGCGTCCTTTGGTGGGGAGCTGAGCGGCATTTTTTCCTTTTGGGCGGTATTTCTCGAAGGCGGCGTATTTAGCGTCTGCTGTTCAGGCAGACTTAGAAATCCTTTCGATAGCGATAGACGCTTTGAACCAGTCCCAGGAGGATGCAGCAGCTCACCATAAAGGTGCCTCCGTGACTTAAGAAGGGGAGCGGCAGTCCTGTGATCGGCATCAGCCCGATGGTCATTGCGATGTTCACGAAAATGTGGACGGAAAACAGGGCGACGACGCCCAGCACGAGTAAGGTACCGAAACGGTCCTTGGCTTGGCCGGCGATGCGCAAGCTGTTAGCTAGCAATATTCCGAAGAGACTGATCACGACTGCGCTTCCTATAAAGCCTGCTTCTTCCGCGATAACGGAGAAGATGAAGTCGTTATGGGCTACCGACCGAGGCAGGTAGCCGAGTTGGGCCTGGGATCCCTGTCTGACTCCTTTGCCAAACAGGCCGCCCGAGGCGACTGAAATTACTGATTGTTCCCGGTTCCAGCCGGAGTCTTGCGAATCGACCTTGCTGGGATTTACGAAGTTTAAAATGCGGTTTCTTTGGTAATCTTTGAGAGGGAACCAGGAGGTCTCCTGGTATTGGCCTTGGCCTTGGGAGGGCGTCAGGTTGTTTTCTTCTAAAAATTTAACGTAGTTGTGGTTATCGATTAAAATAGCGCCTAGCAGCACTCCGAACACGACGAGT
This genomic interval from Pelagicoccus albus contains the following:
- a CDS encoding FtsW/RodA/SpoVE family cell cycle protein, whose translation is MLLSPNKHNHPRLDLINPICILLLSSIGILFIHSAQSYIHGGQWKSQLAWFFIGSTIYTAVSLTNYSNFLKYSHWLWLAAVVMLALVLWSPLGKSIYGAKRWLDLGFYTFQPVEIAKLAGIVISASILTRSEVGDFRDSLQVLAKMALAISIPFLLILAQPDLGSSLVIPFFVFAQLYASNLSKRFFTTALVVFGVLLGAILIDNHNYVKFLEENNLTPSQGQGQYQETSWFPLKDYQRNRILNFVNPSKVDSQDSGWNREQSVISVASGGLFGKGVRQGSQAQLGYLPRSVAHNDFIFSVIAEEAGFIGSAVVISLFGILLANSLRIAGQAKDRFGTLLVLGVVALFSVHIFVNIAMTIGLMPITGLPLPFLSHGGTFMVSCCILLGLVQSVYRYRKDF